The stretch of DNA GTCCGTGGCCATCCGTATTGCCGGCGAATTAAATTCTCTTTGCCATCCAAAAGGCGTTTGCACAATCCAGTTGACATGATTTTTTACGAGCGGTAGAAAATCCTCTTTCAGAACAGATTCATGACCGGCAACCCAGCTGACGCCTCGCTGCCTTTCCTTTACTATAAGTGACGCACCATTTGAATTCAAGCCGAGAAATAAAATCACCAGGGAGAATAAAATCAGCAAAAGTAAAATGGTTTTCTTCATGTTAATCATTCGGTAATAATGAAGCGCATAATTGGCCGGGTCTCCGAGCGTCTGAGGCATTCTTTAAATCCAGCCTTTTTGAATGCAGAAGCGAGCCCGTAAAAAGCAAAAACATCCGGCATTGGATTTTTCTTTGGTTCTACCGGGTAGCCTTCCAAAATTTTAGCTCCACGTTGTTTTGCAAAATCGATAGCTGACTTGAGGAGAGCAATATTTAAACCTTGTCTGCGATGGTTCTTTTCCACAAAAAAACAAACGATCGACCAAACCGGTTTATCATCAATTGGTTTTAGAATGCGCGAGCGTTCCAAAGCCGAAAAATCTTCTCTCGGTGCGACAGCACACCATGCAACGGGCTTCCCATTACTGTACGCTATGATTCCCGGAACATTGCCACCATCGACATGAGTCTTCATTGCCTTTCTATTACCTTCGCCTTTCTGTTTTTCAAATTCGGAACGTTTCAGGCGGTACCACATGCACCAGCAGCCCCCGCATGCACCTCGCGGGCCAAAAAGTTTTTCAAAGTCCGACCAACGGTCAGGAGTTAAAGGATGGAATTCGAGTTTTTGAATCACGGAACTGCTCCTACTTCCACCATCTCGTTCCAAAGCTCCTGCTTTGAAACGTTTTATTCAAACAACACGACCTGATCAACATCAGCCTCATAATTGACGCCGGGAAGCCCGAAGCCAAACAACTTGAGAAACTCTTCCCGGTACCCTTTAAAATCAGTCAACTCATGCAAGTTTTCCGTGGTAATTTTTGACCACTGCTCATCAACCTCAGCTTGAATTTCCGGGAGCATTTCGAGATCATCCAACCGAATACGACCGGTTTCATCGGTTTCAGGTACGCTGTCTTGATAGATCTGAGTCGCAAAAAGGCGTTGGGTTTGCTCGATGGGGCCTTCATGGGTGCCCGCCTCTTTCATTATTTTAAATAAAAGAGAAATGTATAACGGCACAACAGGTATCGCAGAACTGGATTGAGTAACGATGGCTTTCATGACGCAAACGTAAGCGCTGCCATCGCGGGATTGAAGCCGCTCGTTTATAGACTTTCCTGCCCGTTCTAAATCTTCTTTGGCTTTACCGATGGTCCCGTCTCGATAAATCGGCCAGGTGAGTTTGGGGCCGATATAAGTGTAGGAAATAGTTTTACACCCTTCAGCCAGAAGTCCGGCGCTATCTAAGGCGTCCATCCACATCTCCCAGTCTTCGCCGCCCATGACAGCGACGGTTTCGGCAATTTCTTCCTTTGCCGCCGGTTCCATGTGTACCGCTTTTACCAACGATTTGTCTGTGTCGAGAGTTTGACCGTCGTAATCTTGACCAATGGGTTTGAGAACGGATTTGAAAACTTCTCCGCTTTTAGGGTGGGTGCGCCGCGGCGAGGCCAGACTGTTGACAACAAGATCAACTGGGCCGACATCTTTCTTCAATATCTCGATGGTCGCTGCTTTGATTTCATCCGAAAACGCGTCACCGTTGATACTTTTTGCATAAAGTCCTTCAGCTTTGGCCAGTTTCTCAAAAGCAACGGAGTTATACCAGCCGGCGGTTGCCGGGCGTTTTTCAGACGGCTCCTTTTCGAAGAAAACACCCACCGTGTTGGCCCGGCAGCCAAACGCCGCGGTAATTCTGGAGGCAAGACCATAGCCGGTAGATGAGCCGATAACCAGAACATTCTTCGCACCCTTTTCAATTAACCCTTTGCTTTTTATGGTGTCGATTTGCTCTTTTACGTGCGCTTCGCAGCCAGCCGGGTGTGCAGTAAGACAAATGAATCCTCGAACTTTGGGTTTGATGATCATGAGTTATCCCTTATGTTAAAATCTGCTTGGACAAGTTTAGTGTCGCATATTTACGGAATATTAACGTAAAATTCAAGGGTCAATGCTGATCAAAGAGCATCTGATTGCCATCCGGATCTTTTAACATCGCCGCCAGATCGTCCGATTATAAACTCCTTTCTTTTGAAAAGTTTAGTTTAGATTGATTTGAGAGACTATCGCATCGGCAGCACGTCTTTCCAATCCGTGTTTTCCGGCGGCTCCCAAAGCTCAATACGGTTCCCCTCCGGATCCATGATCCAGCCAAAACGGCCATATTCATATTCTTCGACTTTATCATCGACTTCCACACCCTCTTTGCGCAGTTGTTCGAGCAGCTTGGCCAGATCAGCGACACGATAGTTGATCATAAAAGGCGCGTCGCTGGGTTTAAAGTAGTCCGTATCTTTGGGAAAAAGGCTCCAAACTGTGTGACCTTTTTTCTCAGAATTTTGATGATTCCACTCAAATACTACGGAGCCGTATTCGTCCGGAGTCATGCCAAGATGTTTTTTGTACCAATCCCGGAGTTTTTCGGGGTTTTGAGCTTTAAAGAAAATGCCGCCTAATCCGATAACGCGTTCCATTTACCTTCCTTTCTGGTGTTTTTTTAAATTAATATTTAGACTTCTGCAAAACAGCTTAGTTTTGTCATTTCACAATCCTTTACTTTTGATTTGAACTTTCAGGCGGCGGACTGTGATTTCCCATGTCCACAATAACTTTCCAATTTCCTCCAGCCTGTTTTTTCCAGACGTTGAGATATTTGCCCTGACCCGTTTGCTCCTGGCCGTCTTCATCTTGCCATTTTGCCTGGTAATTTCCCCAGGTGTAACCCATGTCCCCGGAGGCCGAAACTTCAGCACGCTGTGGCTGCCAGGTCAAAGTCACTTTCGGGCCTGCCAACATATTTTCGTAAATTTTATCCCGGCCAAAAATCGGTTCTGCATTGTGTGGCAACTGTAACGCGTCTTCAGCGAGATACAATTTGAAAGCCTCTGCCGCACCCCTGACTCGTGAGGTTTCGGAAAACTCAATGTCGGTTTCGAGGAGTTTCAGGCGATCCGGTTCAGTGTCTTTGACTTCCTCGCTGCAGGCTGAAAATATGAATAAAAACCAAAGTAGAATTTTAAGCATTCTCAAAATAAAAATTTTCCTCCAGTATTGCATCTTTTATTTGGGAACTAAAGGACATTCTTTTAATATTACACTTGAGGTCAAATGTCAAGAAGAAAATTTTGGATTTGTTGTTTTTTTCCCAAACTTTAATATTTCCTGCAAACCAATTTGGATTTTTATTGTCTTATCTTTTATCAGCATCTATAATTCCTTTAAGACGATCTTTTTCTCGAAAAATATCGCAAGCCAACCATTCTGCTAAAGCCAAATTTGTTAAAAACAATAAGGAGGCCTAAAATGAATCTTAATTTCAGATTTCTCAAACTATCCGTTTTAATGCTTTGCTTTTTCACGATCCAGGTCCTTGCTCAAGGGGGCAAAATCGAAAGGACGTTTAAAAATGTAAAAGAAGTTAGAATAAAAACCGTCAGTGGCAACTGTATCGTGCAAAAAGGCGACAAGAACGAAGTCAAAGTTGTTGTGACCTATTCTTATGATGACGAAGACTATGAAGCAGAAATGGATCAGCGCGGCGACCGCCTTATCTTGCGGGAAAGATTTGTGGGCCACCGGGGTAGCTGGCGCGGCCGGTCGATGTGGAAATTGACGGTACCGGATAAAACGGATATTGAGTTCTCTACAGCCTCCGGCGATCTTGAGGTTGCGGACTTGAATTCGGACATTGAAGCCGAAACCGCTTCAGGTGATATTGTCCTTAAGAAAATGAGCGGAAACTTCGATGTCAGCACCGCCAGCGGCGATATTGAGGGTATGGATTTGCAAGGTAGGATTGACCTGGGAACCGCTTCCGGAAATGTTGAATTGCGCGGCTTCACAGGTAATGTTAAAGTTGGCACGGCCAGCGGCAGTATTCGCGTAGAAAATGTCAAAGGTGAAATCGATCTGGGCACCGCCTCCGGCAATATCGATATCAGGGCCTGCTCAGGTGAGTTCGAAGTCGGCGCCGCCAGCGGCGATGTTGATGCAGCCAATGTAGTTATCGAAGGCCGCAGTAACTTCAGCGCCGCCTCAGGAGATGTTAAAGTCTCTTTGGGAAAAGAACTCGCCCACAACTTGAAAATCTCTTCCGCTTCGGGGGATTCGCGCCTGAGCTTTAACGGCCACCCCATTCGCGGCTTCATCGAAATGACCGCGAGTGGGCGGGCGGTTTTGGAGAATTAGATTATACCGAACTTAAATCGGGTGCGATAACTTGGCTTAGGTTAGTTATAAGGAAGTGATAACCCTAATCTAATATTAAATCTCACTTTATTTTCCGTAGCATGTTGCAGGCTTTCACCTTT from candidate division KSB1 bacterium encodes:
- a CDS encoding trans-2-enoyl-CoA reductase family protein, encoding MIIKPKVRGFICLTAHPAGCEAHVKEQIDTIKSKGLIEKGAKNVLVIGSSTGYGLASRITAAFGCRANTVGVFFEKEPSEKRPATAGWYNSVAFEKLAKAEGLYAKSINGDAFSDEIKAATIEILKKDVGPVDLVVNSLASPRRTHPKSGEVFKSVLKPIGQDYDGQTLDTDKSLVKAVHMEPAAKEEIAETVAVMGGEDWEMWMDALDSAGLLAEGCKTISYTYIGPKLTWPIYRDGTIGKAKEDLERAGKSINERLQSRDGSAYVCVMKAIVTQSSSAIPVVPLYISLLFKIMKEAGTHEGPIEQTQRLFATQIYQDSVPETDETGRIRLDDLEMLPEIQAEVDEQWSKITTENLHELTDFKGYREEFLKLFGFGLPGVNYEADVDQVVLFE
- a CDS encoding DUF4097 family beta strand repeat protein; the encoded protein is MNLNFRFLKLSVLMLCFFTIQVLAQGGKIERTFKNVKEVRIKTVSGNCIVQKGDKNEVKVVVTYSYDDEDYEAEMDQRGDRLILRERFVGHRGSWRGRSMWKLTVPDKTDIEFSTASGDLEVADLNSDIEAETASGDIVLKKMSGNFDVSTASGDIEGMDLQGRIDLGTASGNVELRGFTGNVKVGTASGSIRVENVKGEIDLGTASGNIDIRACSGEFEVGAASGDVDAANVVIEGRSNFSAASGDVKVSLGKELAHNLKISSASGDSRLSFNGHPIRGFIEMTASGRAVLEN
- a CDS encoding GNAT family N-acetyltransferase is translated as MWYRLKRSEFEKQKGEGNRKAMKTHVDGGNVPGIIAYSNGKPVAWCAVAPREDFSALERSRILKPIDDKPVWSIVCFFVEKNHRRQGLNIALLKSAIDFAKQRGAKILEGYPVEPKKNPMPDVFAFYGLASAFKKAGFKECLRRSETRPIMRFIITE
- a CDS encoding VOC family protein produces the protein MERVIGLGGIFFKAQNPEKLRDWYKKHLGMTPDEYGSVVFEWNHQNSEKKGHTVWSLFPKDTDYFKPSDAPFMINYRVADLAKLLEQLRKEGVEVDDKVEEYEYGRFGWIMDPEGNRIELWEPPENTDWKDVLPMR
- a CDS encoding nuclear transport factor 2 family protein, with translation MLKILLWFLFIFSACSEEVKDTEPDRLKLLETDIEFSETSRVRGAAEAFKLYLAEDALQLPHNAEPIFGRDKIYENMLAGPKVTLTWQPQRAEVSASGDMGYTWGNYQAKWQDEDGQEQTGQGKYLNVWKKQAGGNWKVIVDMGNHSPPPESSNQK